A portion of the Lentimicrobium sp. L6 genome contains these proteins:
- a CDS encoding S41 family peptidase → MNTTWWNKVYTPIIIALVFVVGMSVGRHFLSEGSNSYGGAATKVDRILNYIEHDYVDSVDLADMEKQAINELIKELDPHSSYITPENYHYVVDPLLGNFDGIGIQFRMIRDSLTVMLPLEGGPSLKAGIKAGDKIVIADGDTIAGQKMNSDDVIKRLKGPRGSEVDLFVHRSHIDTLLPFTIIRDKIPTYSLDASFMVNDSLGYIKISKFSATTIEEFDEAMADLLKLGMEALILDLRGNSGGYLRAAIAMSDTFLEDESLIVYTKGKNRPEKRYLADKNGAFEEGALFILIDDNSASASEIVAGAIQDNDRGTIVGRRSFGKGLVQEQMDFEDGSALRLTVARYYTPTGRSIQRPYDKGSEAYYADHYHRMLDVDKSDSLIVQDTTKYVTPQGKVVYGGGGIMPDVEIPFDTIFNYYFYNRVIRNSIVVENAIDFYNEHRMQIDAFENMEAFAKEFVLPSSVYKNIVAIAKSQDIEGKQENIEKSEQMLMNTYKAELARLAFGEKAYFYVYLQEDEMYEKTVELLSDN, encoded by the coding sequence ATGAATACAACCTGGTGGAATAAAGTTTATACTCCGATAATAATAGCTTTAGTGTTTGTGGTAGGGATGTCTGTTGGAAGGCATTTTTTAAGTGAAGGAAGCAATAGCTATGGAGGAGCAGCAACAAAAGTAGATCGTATTCTGAATTATATAGAACACGATTATGTGGATAGTGTTGATTTGGCTGATATGGAAAAACAAGCCATAAATGAGTTGATCAAAGAGTTAGATCCTCACTCCTCCTATATCACTCCTGAGAACTATCACTATGTGGTGGATCCTTTATTAGGAAATTTTGATGGGATTGGAATTCAATTCCGAATGATCAGAGATAGTTTAACTGTGATGCTCCCTTTGGAGGGTGGTCCATCCTTAAAAGCAGGAATTAAAGCTGGTGATAAAATAGTGATAGCTGATGGGGATACTATCGCTGGTCAAAAGATGAATTCTGATGATGTGATTAAAAGACTAAAAGGTCCACGAGGAAGCGAAGTTGACTTGTTTGTTCATAGAAGTCATATCGATACGCTGCTGCCATTTACCATTATTCGCGATAAAATCCCTACTTATAGTCTTGATGCATCTTTTATGGTCAATGATAGTTTGGGATATATAAAGATAAGCAAGTTTTCAGCTACCACCATTGAGGAGTTTGATGAAGCCATGGCCGACTTATTGAAATTAGGAATGGAAGCTTTGATTCTAGATTTACGTGGGAATAGTGGTGGTTATTTAAGAGCAGCCATTGCCATGTCAGATACTTTCCTCGAGGATGAATCATTAATAGTTTATACCAAGGGAAAGAACCGTCCTGAAAAAAGATACTTAGCTGATAAGAATGGCGCTTTTGAGGAGGGCGCTTTATTTATTCTTATCGATGATAATTCAGCTTCAGCCTCCGAAATTGTAGCTGGAGCCATACAAGATAACGACAGAGGAACTATTGTTGGAAGGCGTTCCTTTGGTAAAGGATTAGTTCAGGAACAAATGGATTTTGAGGATGGTTCTGCATTAAGATTAACAGTAGCTCGGTATTATACTCCTACAGGAAGAAGTATACAAAGACCCTATGACAAAGGCTCTGAAGCTTATTATGCCGACCATTATCACAGAATGCTCGATGTGGACAAGTCAGATAGTTTAATAGTGCAAGATACTACCAAATATGTGACTCCTCAGGGTAAAGTGGTTTATGGAGGAGGTGGCATCATGCCAGATGTAGAAATTCCATTTGACACCATTTTTAATTATTATTTCTATAATAGAGTGATTAGAAATAGTATTGTGGTGGAAAATGCAATAGATTTTTATAATGAGCACAGAATGCAAATAGATGCTTTTGAAAATATGGAAGCTTTTGCTAAAGAATTTGTATTACCGTCTTCAGTATATAAAAATATTGTAGCCATAGCAAAATCGCAAGACATTGAAGGCAAACAAGAAAATATAGAGAAAAGTGAACAAATGCTGATGAATACTTACAAAGCCGAGTTGGCTCGGTTGGCGTTTGGCGAAAAAGCCTATTTCTACGTATACCTTCAGGAAGATGAAATGTATGAGAAAACAGTGGAATTATTAAGTGATAACTAG
- the gpmI gene encoding 2,3-bisphosphoglycerate-independent phosphoglycerate mutase, translating into MTKKAILIIMDGWGQGKKDKADAIYQSNTSFTKSLFNNPNVAQALLHTDGEHVGLPDGQMGNSEVGHLNIGSGRIVFQDLVRINNAIKDKSIEQNEEITKAIAYAKENGKKMHFIGLVSDGGVHAASAHLVKLCQMADDAGLKDVFVHALTDGRDTDPRSGLGFIKELDANIKDTSAQIASVCGRYYTMDRDKRWDRVKLGYDLLVHGKGQAFQSAEEVMKAAYAEDKTDEFVNPAVIVDENKEPLTKIEADDVVFCFNFRTDRLREITTVLSQEDMPEEGMTKLPLYYVTMTRYDEKFKNVHIAFDKDDLKMTLGEVISKAGKSQIRIAETEKYAHVTFFMSGGREAEFEGEKRILIPSPKVATYDLKPSMSAYEVTDAIVKELNQNQPDLVILNFANSDMVGHTGIYEAIKEAVETVDKCVQKVTETARELDYSVMITADHGNSDHAINADGSPNTAHSMNPVPVFLMDGTHKELKDGKLADLAPTLLTLMGLDIPEEMTGEVLV; encoded by the coding sequence ATGACTAAGAAAGCCATACTAATCATAATGGATGGATGGGGACAAGGCAAGAAAGACAAAGCCGACGCCATCTACCAGTCGAATACCAGCTTTACAAAAAGCTTATTTAACAACCCAAATGTAGCTCAAGCGCTACTCCATACTGATGGTGAACACGTAGGTTTACCAGATGGCCAAATGGGAAATTCAGAGGTAGGTCACCTCAATATTGGTTCTGGAAGAATCGTATTCCAAGATTTGGTAAGAATCAATAATGCCATAAAAGACAAAAGCATCGAGCAGAATGAAGAAATCACCAAAGCCATAGCTTATGCCAAAGAAAATGGAAAGAAGATGCATTTTATTGGATTGGTTTCTGATGGTGGTGTTCATGCTGCGAGTGCTCATTTAGTAAAATTATGCCAAATGGCTGATGATGCTGGTTTGAAAGATGTTTTTGTTCATGCCTTAACAGATGGAAGAGATACCGATCCAAGAAGTGGTTTAGGCTTTATTAAAGAACTTGATGCCAATATTAAAGATACATCAGCTCAAATCGCTAGCGTTTGTGGTAGATATTATACTATGGACCGTGATAAAAGGTGGGATAGAGTTAAGCTAGGATACGATCTTTTGGTTCATGGAAAAGGCCAAGCTTTCCAATCTGCTGAGGAGGTTATGAAAGCTGCTTATGCCGAAGATAAAACAGATGAGTTTGTAAATCCAGCGGTGATAGTTGACGAGAACAAGGAGCCTTTGACAAAGATAGAAGCTGATGATGTGGTTTTCTGTTTCAATTTCAGAACGGATAGATTAAGAGAAATCACTACTGTTTTAAGTCAAGAAGACATGCCAGAAGAAGGCATGACCAAGCTTCCACTTTATTATGTGACCATGACTCGTTATGATGAGAAATTCAAAAATGTTCACATTGCCTTTGATAAAGACGACTTAAAAATGACTTTAGGTGAAGTAATCAGTAAAGCTGGAAAAAGTCAAATCCGAATTGCAGAAACAGAAAAATATGCCCATGTTACTTTTTTCATGTCTGGTGGTAGAGAAGCAGAGTTTGAAGGCGAAAAGAGGATTTTAATTCCATCACCTAAAGTAGCTACCTACGATTTAAAACCCAGCATGAGTGCTTATGAAGTGACCGATGCAATTGTTAAAGAATTGAATCAAAACCAACCAGATTTGGTTATTTTAAATTTTGCAAATTCTGATATGGTAGGTCACACCGGTATCTATGAAGCCATTAAAGAAGCTGTAGAAACAGTAGACAAATGCGTTCAAAAAGTAACAGAAACTGCGCGAGAACTAGATTATTCTGTTATGATTACTGCAGATCATGGAAATTCTGATCATGCTATTAATGCTGATGGAAGTCCTAATACAGCACATTCCATGAATCCTGTTCCTGTTTTCCTTATGGATGGAACACATAAAGAATTAAAAGATGGAAAGCTGGCTGATTTAGCTCCTACCCTATTAACATTAATGGGTTTAGATATTCCTGAAGAAATGACAGGAGAAGTATTAGTATAA